From the genome of Anopheles moucheti chromosome 3, idAnoMoucSN_F20_07, whole genome shotgun sequence, one region includes:
- the LOC128300908 gene encoding tyrosine-protein kinase hopscotch, protein MPDEASYQVFNYVADCFISVPVAGRDEENTCEYVCRWVCQQLKIKPVVFALVGLRVHGEKWFLAGCSRPSTDKKYDFRLRFKIPDLSCLKALDQELFNYYYSQLRYDLLHNRIPEIDYRKYKNKILGYVVNDMYRKIIEDKVGLNELKRDFEKYIPRKISREHSVCFVNVAQKRIFESLNSIQNRDHDVNYVKNVYINDIDNIAPGYLYEEYAAEIQYPRGEFSSRTGKCPVKLRFQPYGTTLSTRDTTKYGSTGGGLERTLEHEDATTTPGLKVFFASKWQHVTNIDEILTILVEKLTVKLALEDQSEPYCIDFHDQTELNSFVTCLAGYYRLMCKWTVYICQDYLSSPMLNVLKELKCHGPIGGKYSTDKIREKNSSCGACIIRQCEEQYDTYYVDMLETDGLIKTYKLIHTEDQWHVQDEKEEQVYRYNQLTEALKSLNPEITSVYRLPPSDNDTAPNLLLCRPTVKSSPKRLLRGGTQELGQKRACIINAAKELVINRSPVEDESDGFTKRTRADFLLPNNSKMEVTLKLLKNEKEGEFLKDFLQVAGQWATIDSIDIIKLYGMTVCKPITMVLEYARYGRLDEFLRTRRTTVRPTALIEIGHSLARALYYLQKHGIVHGNIRCSSMLVTQYDDGEQRVLAKLGDPGMHGQRRLTKHDLLWIPYEYQDLSEHSVASLRQDPATDVWACTSTLWEIFSRGIKMHVYKPAEFLPSRKWLQTMPPELKDSKQIYECLSCGWHADPDKRIAPQTIVGLLVHARQLDGSYCTVGNGHVNGHSTSNMLNGSEFKNSILSMETNSTLVRSRTDCTSSSYVSNGSDSELRSNASSGSSSLPLLSNPMSRFSGDSYYEKTFVNCSDYIELSSSERIFFHNILGEGNYGRVYRGTFERDNQAPREVALKTIYDDRPDLSRVRDDFKREVDIMKSLRHINIVEFIRFYEEQDKLIVVMEYVPMGSLLTYLGYKRYDLKEPDLLWMARDIANGMHYLFEKKIVHRDLAARNILVESRKCVKISDFGLAQVTEGSNYYVARHSRELPIRWYAPETLETQKYSFQSDVWSFGVTLYEMFTYGNRPYAHVELKSAAQLYQLLQRETKILQLPEPFSYVYDKLMAPCFKRNPHERMTFSELLEELNDMINQYGEPIN, encoded by the exons ATGCCCGATGAAGCATCGTACCAGGTGTTCAACTATGTGGCGGACTGCTTCATCagcgttccggttgccggtcgCGACGAGGAGAATACGTGCGAGTACGTCTGCCGGTGGGTTTGCCAACAGCTGAAAATTAAACCGGTGGTATTCGCGCTCGTCGGGTTGCGAGTCCATGGAGAAAAATGGTTTCTGGCCGGTTGCAGCCGTCCGTCGACGGACAAGAAGTACGATTTTCGGCTTCGCTTCAAG ATTCCCGATCTGTCCTGCCTGAAAGCGCTCGATCAAGAGCTCTTCAACTACTACTACAGCCAGCTACGGTACGATCTCCTGCACAACCGCATTCCGGAGATTGATTACCGCAAGTACAAGAACAAAATACTCGGCTATGTCGTAAACGATATGTACCGGAAGATCATCGAGGACAAGGTCGGTCTGAACGAGCTGAAACGCGACTTCGAGAAGTACATCCCGCGAAAGATTAGCCGGGAGCATTCGGTGTGTTTCGTCAACGTTGCCCAAAAGCGAATATTCGAATCACTCAACTCCATCCAGAACAGAGATCATGACGTTAA CTACGTGAAGAACGTCTATATCAACGATATCGATAACATCGCACCGGGCTATCTGTATGAGGAGTATGCCGCCGAAATTCAGTATCCGAGAGGCGAGTTCAGTTCCCGAACTGGCAAGTGTCCGGTAAAGCTACGGTTTCAACCTTACGGTACGACCCTGTCCACGCGCGACACGACCAAGTACGGTTCCACCGGCGGTGGACTGGAGCGAACGTTGGAGCATGAAGATGCCACGACCACACCCGGACTGAAGGTGTTTTTTGCCAGCAAG TGGCAACATGTGACGAACATCGATGAAATACTCACCATACTGGTAGAAAAGCTGACGGTGAAACTCGCACTGGAAGACCAGTCGGAACCGTACTGTATAGACTTTCACGATCAGACTGAATTGAACTCTTTCGTAACCTGTCTAGCCGGTTACTATAG GTTAATGTGCAAATGGACCGTGTATATATGTCAGGACTATCTTTCCTCGCCGATGCTCAACGTGCTGAAGGAACTAAAGTGCCACGGGCCGATCGG CGGGAAATATTCCACTGACAAAATTCGGGAAAAGAATAGCAGCTGCGGCGCTTGCATTATACGGCAGTGCGAGGAGCAGTACGATACCTATTATGTCGATATGCTAGAAACTGA TGGACTGATAAAAACGTACAAGCTTATCCACACCGAAGATCAGTGGCACGTGCAGGACGAGAAGGAAGAGCAGGTGTATCGATACAACCAGCTGACCGAAGCGCTGAAGAGCCTCAACCCTGAGATAACGAGCGTCTACCGATTGCCGCCGTCAGACAACGATACCGCACCCAATCTGTTACTTTGCCGACCGACCGTAAAGTCCTCCCCGAAGCGTTTGTTGCGCGGTGGAACGCAGGAACTGGGACAAAAGCGGGCCTGTATCATCAATGCCGCGAAGGAACTAGTTATCAATCGCT CTCCCGTGGAAGACGAAAGCGATGGTTTCACGAAACGTACGCGTGCGGACTTTTTGCTGCCTAACAATAGCAAGATGGAGGTGACACTTAAATTACTGAAAAACGAGAAGGAGGGAGAATTTCTTAAG GACTTTTTGCAGGTGGCCGGCCAGTGGGCAACGATCGATTCGATCGATATCATTAAGCTTTACGGTATGACCGTATGCAAGCCGATCACGATGGTGCTGGAATATGCGCGTTACGGTCGGTTGGATGAGTTTCTGCGTACGCGTCGCACCACGGTACGACCaaccgcgttgatcgagataggCCATTCGCTTGCCCGTGCGCTTTACTATCTGCAGAAACATGGCATCGTCCACGGGAACATTCGGTGCTCGTCCATGTTGGTCACCCAGTACGATGATGGGGAGCAGCGCGTTCTTGCCAAGCTCGGTGATCCGGGCATGCACGGGCAGCGCCGGTTGACGAAGCACGACCTTCTGTGGATACCGTACGAGTATCAGGATCTCAGCGAACACAGTGTCGCCAGCTTGCGGCAAGATCCGGCCACGGATGTGTGGGCCTGCACCTCGACGCTGTGGGAAATATTTAGCCGAGGCATCAAGATGCACGTGTACAAGCCGGCTGAATTTCTGCCCTCGCGCAAATGGCTCCAGACGATGCCACCGGAGCTGAAGGATTCGAAGCAGATTTACGAATGTTTAAGCTGTGGCTGGCATGCGGATCCCGACAAACGGATTGCACCGCAAACGATCGTCGGGCTGCTGGTTCATGCAC GTCAATTAGATGGAAGCTATTGTACGGTAGGAAATGGGCACGTTAACGGTCATTCGACAAGTAACATGCTGAATGGATCTGAATTCAAAAATAGTATCCTATCTATGGAAACGA ATTCCACACTGGTTCGTTCGCGCACCGACTGCACCTCTTCGTCGTATGTCAGCAACGGAAGTGATAGCGAGCTGCGTAGTAACGCGTCTAGTGGAAGCAGCTCGCTACCGCTGCTCTCAAACCCCATGAGTCGTTTCAGTGGCGACTCGTACTACGAGAAAACATTTGTTAACTGCTCCGACTATATAGAGCTTAGTAGCAGCGAACGAATCTTCTTTCATAACATACTTGGCGAGGGCAATTATGGGCGCGTGTACCGTGGAACGTTCGAGCGAGACAACCAGGCACCGAGAGAGGTCGCACTGAAAACGATCTACGACGATCGACCCGACCTGAGTCGTGTGAGAGACGATTTTAAGCGTGAGGTCGATATCATGAAAAGTTTGCGACACATCAACATTGTGGAGTTTATTCGTTTTTACGAGGAGCAAGACAAACTCATTGTGGTGATGGAGTACGTACCCATGGGTTCACTACTGACGTACCTCGGGTACAAGCGATACGATCTGAAGGAACCGGATCTGCTATGGATGGCGCGGGATATTGCAAAT GGTATGCATTATCTGTTTGAGAAGAAGATAGTCCACCGTGATCTAGCGGCACGTAACATTCTGGTGGAGAGCAGGAAGTGTGTAAAAATATCGGACTTTGGTCTGGCACAAGTTACCGAGGGAAGCAATTACTATGTAGCGCGACACAGCCGAGAACTGCCGATACGCTGGTACGCACCGGAAACGCTCGAAACGCAGAAATATTCCTTCCAATCGGACGTCTGGTCGTTCGGTGTGACATTGTACGAAATGTTCACATACGGCAATAGGCCCTACGCACACGTGGAGCTGAAAAGTGCGGCTCAGTTGTATCAACTGTTGCAGCGAGAGACTAAGAT ATTACAGCTTCCAGAACCGTTTTCGTACGTGTACGATAAGCTTATGGCACCCTGCTTTAAGCGTAACCCACACGAGCGGATGACCTTCAGCGAGCTGCTTGAGGAGCTGAACGACATGATAAATCAGTATGGTGAACCGATTAATTAG